Genomic DNA from Aminobacterium mobile DSM 12262:
AGCAGCACGGGAAGCCGCTGCATTTTTGAGATACTCCACCAAATATGGGGCTCCATTGGATTTGGTGGTAGCTGTAGCCAACACCGAAAGCCACTTTAATCCCTTAGCGCGAAGCGCTTACGGTGCCGCTGGTGTTATGCAGGTTATGTGGAAAATTCACTCTAACCTGTTACGCGCTAATGGGATACGAGGAGAAGACGAGCTTCTTCTTCCAGAGCAGGGGATCGCTGCAGGATGTCTTCTTATTTCCAGATATCTTCGAGCTTATGGCTCTCCTGAAAAAGCCTTGGGCCGATATTATGGCGGCCCATCGTCTGTTTACTGGGCGCGGGTTTCAAGGAATCTCTCGAAACTTCAAAGTTACAATCCAGAATCCCGCCTTTAGTTCGAGCATCAAACGGGTGAAGGGCGGGGATGCTTTTTCCCCGCTCTCCTGGTGATAAAATAGCTATACTTACTTAAAGAGGTGAACGCACCATGACTAAAGAAAGCGGGGCTGTTTTAAATAGGAAAGGATCAGACCGCATTACCCGTAGACACCCCTGGATTTTCAGAGGTCATCTTTCCACTCTTCCTCTATCGAAGCCAGGAGATTTGATACCCCTTTTCAATAATCGATCTCAAACTGTAGCCTGGGGATTCTGGAGCCCTGGCGCCCTTTGTATGAGAGTGCTGTCTTTTGCTCCTCAACGACCAGACCTTAAAGCGCTTCTCACTTCACGATTTGAAAAAAGCCTGGCCCTTCGTAAGCGATGGATAGCTGAGGGACAAGCTTTTCGTCTTATACACAGCGAGTCCGATGAGCTACCAGGCCTTATTGTGGACATTTATGGTCCCGTGGCATCAATACAACTTCTTTCAGCAGGGTGGTATCGTCATAAGGAGGTTGTTCTTGACTCTCTTTTAGACCTTCTCCCCCTTCAGGCTGTTGTTCTTAAAAATGACGTGCGATATATAGAGCAGGAAGGAATTCCCAGAGAGAATCGTCTTTTATGGGGAGAACTGCCCTCGAGTGGGAATGTAGATATAATGTTGGGAAATGTTACAGAGCGAGTCTATCCTCTGGCTGGTCAGAAGACAGGGCTCTATCTTGATGTGCGTTCCTTTCCTTCTCTTTTTAGAGAAGTTGCATGTGGAGCTCACGTATTAGATTGTTTTTCTTTCCAAGGCCATTTCGGCCTTCATGCACTCCACTGGGGAGCGCATTCAGTAGTGGCTGTTGAACAATCGGAGGAGGCCCTTCAAGTTTACAAGGAAAACTTGACACTTAATAAGTTTTCTCCAGATGCAGTAGATTTTCGACATAACAATGCTTTCGACGAGTTACGAAAGATAGAACAGGAACATGGCCTCTTCGATATCATTATTATGGATCCACCGCCTTTTTCCCCAGGAAAAGCACAAATAGAATCAGCTCGTCGAGGATACAAGGAATT
This window encodes:
- a CDS encoding transglycosylase SLT domain-containing protein, with protein sequence MRKGITHTILAVLLLSVAGLVAFTTGFRHLHLHLRRKGTMQPEKIQLKDWTHEPATASFYQIGRFMTSHFSQSLPNHVKPFLVLSETTQDYLETMGMLTRFIQKQNPAISREIAAREAAAFLRYSTKYGAPLDLVVAVANTESHFNPLARSAYGAAGVMQVMWKIHSNLLRANGIRGEDELLLPEQGIAAGCLLISRYLRAYGSPEKALGRYYGGPSSVYWARVSRNLSKLQSYNPESRL
- a CDS encoding class I SAM-dependent rRNA methyltransferase, whose amino-acid sequence is MTKESGAVLNRKGSDRITRRHPWIFRGHLSTLPLSKPGDLIPLFNNRSQTVAWGFWSPGALCMRVLSFAPQRPDLKALLTSRFEKSLALRKRWIAEGQAFRLIHSESDELPGLIVDIYGPVASIQLLSAGWYRHKEVVLDSLLDLLPLQAVVLKNDVRYIEQEGIPRENRLLWGELPSSGNVDIMLGNVTERVYPLAGQKTGLYLDVRSFPSLFREVACGAHVLDCFSFQGHFGLHALHWGAHSVVAVEQSEEALQVYKENLTLNKFSPDAVDFRHNNAFDELRKIEQEHGLFDIIIMDPPPFSPGKAQIESARRGYKELALRAYRLLRPSGILLYLCCSHAFSRDMLAEVLQDAAHDLQQRVRLIREGQQPEDHPVSLEIPETHYLKGFLLEVEK